The window GCGCTTTCGCCAGATGGCGCTGGGCAGCCTGCTGGGCATGTCGGCCATCGTGTTCACCTACGCCGTCGATGGATCGTTCTACCTGGCGCCGCTCGGCACGGCCAGGAACCCGGAGAGCCTGGCCTCGTACCAGGGGTTTTCGCGCTCGTATTTGTTTACCTTTGCGGTGGCCATCGCGTACACCCGCTCCTTGCCGCTGCGCGTGTTGCTGTATTGCCTGGCCGCGCTGACCCTGTTCATGAATACGGCGCGCAGCGAATTTGCCGCCATGCTGTTCATGATTCCCATCATCGAGCTGTATCACGCGCGCCAGAGGTTGTTAATGACCTGCGTTTTTATCATCCTGTTCCTTGTGATGTTCTCCAATCTGGAGCAACTATTGGCCATGCTGCCCAATAACCGGGTACTCGAACTGCTTGATTTATCACATTCGACCTCGGCCAACAAGCGCCATCATCTGAGCGCGTATGCGATGAATACGATCGCGCAGTTTCCGCTGTTCGGCGACTACGCCAGTTATTCGCCGGGCCTGTATTCGCACAATGTGCTGTCGGCCTGGGTCGATACCGGCCTGTTCGGATTTCTGTTTGTGCTGAGCATATTGATCGTGCCCGCGATTCCCATGTTTTTCAAAGGATATTTCGCACGCCAGCGCTCCGGCGAATTCATTCTGGGTTTTTCCTTTTGCTGCATCACGCTGCTGCTCCTGATTACCTCGCATTATTTTACCGACATGCTCATCGGCGCCACCATGGCGGCGTATTCATCCTACCGGTATGGAATGACACATGCTCTCAATCGCACATCTGACCTCGGCCCATCCGCGCCGTGACACCCGGATCTTCGTCAAGCAATGCCGGACGCTGGCGCGGCAAGGATATAAGGTCACCCTGGTCGTCGCGGACGGCCTCGGGGACGAACGCGACAGCGGCGTCCACATCACCGACGTCGGGCATCACCCGGGCCGCCTGGGACGCATGCTGCTCAGCACGCGCCGCGTCTTGCAGCGCGCGCGCCTGATCGATGCCGACGTTTATCACCTGCACGATCCGGAACTGATTCCCATCGGGCTGCGCCTCAAGCGCCAGGGCAAAATCGTCATTTTCGACGCCCATGAAGATTTGCCGCTGCAAATACTAAGCAAGCCCTACCTCGCGCCATCCCTGCGGGGCTTGCTCGCCAGCACATGCGCCGCCTATGAACGCCACGCCTGCCGCCGTTTCGATGCGATCGTTGCCGCAACGCCGTTTATCCGGGATAAGTTCTTGCAGATCAACCCGAACACGGTCGATGTCAACAATTACCCGATGCCCGCCGAATTCGACGCCGATGCCCCGTGGGGCGAAAAACAGCAGGAGGTGTGCTACGTCGGCGGCCTGTCCGCGATGCGCGGCATCGGCGAGCTGGTCAACGCAGCGCAGTTGCTGCAATCGCCTGCCCGCATCACCGTGGCCGGACGTTTTTCGGAGGAGACGCTGGAAAACGCCCTGAGCGCACTGCCCGGCTGGCAGCGCCTGAATCGTCCGGGCCACCTGGACCGCGACGGCGTGTGCGCGCTCATGGCGCGCAGCCTCGCCGGCCTGGTGACCCTGCATCCCGAACCCAATTACCTTGAGGCCCTGCCCGTCAAGATGTTCGAATATATGGCGGCTGGCATTCCCGTCATCGCCTCCGACATCCCCCTATGGCACGTAATTATCCAAAGTAATCAATGCGGCGTGTGTGTCGATCCGTTCGATCCGGCCGCCATTGCCGCCGCCATCGATTATTTCGTGCGCCATCCGCACATCGCCCGCCGCATGGGACGCAATGGCCGGCGCGCGATTCTCGAAAAATATAACTGGCCGGGCGAGGCGGAAAAACTGATCAGGCTTTATCAGGAGCTGCAAGCGCCGGCGGGGAATCGGCGCATTGCCGACCGCCACGGCGCATCCGGATAGCTCTGCGTGTCTTCACCGAAATAAGAACCTGCAGCACCCCTGATGAATAACAAAGAAGCGCGCTTGCGCCGTATCGACTTACGCAACTTCAAATACCCTCCCGCTTCATCTGGCTACAGTAAGAAAAGCCCGAACCATTTCCGGCCAGGAGGCGCAAGACTTAACGCGCCTGGCACTTAAATCAACCAACAAGAAAAGGCGGTTTCAAGCCGCGACGACTGCTATGAAAAGCCTACTCTCCACCGTTTCGAATCACGTTGCCACCGTCAGGCAAGTGCTGCGGCTTCCTGTCGCGCATTTATATTTCGACCTGGCCATCGCCCCCGTCAATGTGCGCTCGACCTACCGGTATTACACCAAGCGCCATCCACGCTACAAAATCATCCAGCACAAAAGCTGGGGCGCCGCGCTGATCGACCTGCAGCGTTTCCAGGGGCGCAGCGACTATGTCGACAGCATCAAAGGCAAGAACTGGGGCGCCCACCACATCAAGCGGGCGCGCTCGCGCGGCTACACCCTGGCGCGGATCGACCGCAACGACCATGTGGATGCCATCCACGCCATCAACACCTCGGTCGAGGCGCGCCAGGGGCGTCCCATGGACCAGCATTACCTTGCAAAACAGCGCTGCTACGACAAGCTGAGCAACTTCACCTACTACGGCGTGCTCGATTCCGACGGCAAGCTGGTGGCATACGCCAATGTCGGGCACTACGGCAATTTCCATGCATTCGAGCAGCTCATGGGTTACCGCAACAACGACGGCATCATGCATTTGCTGGTGGGCGACATTGCAGCCGAGCTGATCGACCAGGGCCTGGCGCGCTACCTGATGTACGACACCTACTACGGCGCCTTGCCCGGGCTGCGCCAGTTCAAGACCGTGCTCGGCTTCATTCCCCACCGCGCGATTTACCACCTCCGATGAACCAACGTGTCCGACGCCTGTACGGCGATTACCTGATGCCGTCGCGCCTGCCTGAGTCGAGGCCCTGCGCGCGCTGCGGCATCGCCTGCGAAACGCATGACAGTGGTCTCCTCGAACAGGTCGACATGGTCATCGGACCGCCCGCCGCCCCAGCTATGCCACCCGATGGCGCCACGGGGCGCGCTGGGGCGCTACCGCACCATGTGCCGGCTGGCCCATCCGGTCCAGTGGGAAACCAACTGGCGCGAAAACTCGCGCTGCAACATGCGCCGCCTGGCCGAGGGGCTGACATGGTAAGCGCGCACCACCTGTGGGAGATTCCAGCATGAACATTCTCCTCATCAACCACTACGCCGGCTCCCTGCGGCACGGCATGGAATACCGCCCCTTCTACCTGGCGCGCGAATGGGTACGGCTGGGACACACGGTGCGCATCATCGCCTCGTCCCAGTCGCACATCCGGGCCCAGGCGCCGCAGCTGCACGGCCAGCCCCGGCTGGACGAAACCATCGACGGCGTCGGCTACCGCTGGATCGCCACGCCCGCCTACCGCGGCAACGGCGCGGCGCGCGTGATCAATATGCTTGCCTTCGTCGCCCACCTGCAACGGCACGCGCGCCAGCTCGCCGCCGAGTTTGCGCCCGACGTCGTCATTGCCTCAAGTACCTATCCGCTCGACATCTGGCCGGCACACCGCATTGCCCGGCTGGCCGGCGCGCGCCTGCTGTTCGAGCTGCACGACCTGTGGCCGCTCTCGCCCATCGAACTGGGCGGCTATTCGCGCTGGCATCCTTTTATCATGTTGCTGCAGGCGGCAGAAAACTATGCTTGCCACCACGCCTGCGCCATCGTATCGATCCTGCCCAAGGTGCGCGATCATCTGGAAGCGCACGGCATGGCCCCGCATAAACTGCATATCGTGCCCAACGGCGCCGACCCGGCCGAATGGCTGGCCGAGCCGCCGGCCCTTTCGGGGCAGGCCGGCACCGTCCTGGCGGCGCTGCGGCACGAGGGCAAATTCGTCGTCGGCTATGCCGGCACGCATGGCGTCGCCAATGCCCTCGACACCCTGCTCGACGCCGCCGCCCTGGTGGCCGACCAGCGCATCGCCTTCATACTGGCCGGTGGCGGTCCCGACAAGCCCCGGCTGGTGCAACTGGCGCGCGAACGCGGCTTGTACAACATACATTTTCTCGATCCGGTACCCAAGGACCAGGTGCCGGCCTTGCTGGCCTGCTTCGACGTCGCCTACATTGGCTGGCAGCGCCAGCGCCTGTACCGGTATGGCATCGCGCCCAACAAACTGATCGACTACATGATGGCTGGCCGGCCCATCCTGCATTCGGTCGAGGCGGGCAACGATCCGGTGACCGACGCGCGCTGCGGCCTGACCGTTGCGCCGCAGGACCCCGCCGCCGTGGCGCACGGTCTGCTGGCCCTGTTCACGCTCGACCCGTACGAGCGCGAAGCGGCCGGACAACGCGGCCGCGCCTACGCCACGGCTAACCTGAGCTACCCGGTACTGGGGCGGCGCTTTTTGCAGGCGTGCGCATGATGGCTACCGTTCATTCCCAGCGACGATCACAAGACGGCGCTGCCATGTCCGATGCGGGCCGGCGCTGCAGCGCCAATCAGCCACCGCATCTGTGTGCGATGCGCCTGCACAAGCTGCGTGCACCCTCCACCCATACCCGCAGGACGCTGGGTAGTGCCATGTCAGCAGCCACGCGTGCCCTCCTTCCTGCACGATCTACCTGCGGCGCTGCAGCGCAAGGCAAGCAACGCATCGGCGCGCGGAGCACCCGCACGCGGCCACCAACTTCACGGAGCACCCATCATGCCTGAAGACCTGACACCCAAGCCGGACCCGGCCGTGCCCATTGCACCTCCCTTCCTGCCTTTCGCCCTGCCCGACATCGGCGACGAGGAAATCGCCGCCGTGGTCGAGTGCCTGCGCTCGGGCTGGGTCACGACCGGTCCGCGCACGCGCCAGTTCGAGCACGACTTCGCCGCCTACCTCGGCGACGGCGTAGACGCCATTTCGGTCAACTCCGCCACCGCCGGCCTGCACCTGGCGCTTGAAGCGCTCGGCATCGGCCCTGGCGACGAAGTCATCGTGCCGACCCTGACCTTTACCGCCACCGCCGAAGTCGTGCACTACCTCGGCGCGCACCCGGTCCTGGTCGACGCCGACCCGGATACCCTCAATCTCGACCTGGCAGCGGTCGAGGCCGCCATTGGGCCTCGCACCCGCGCCATCATTCCCGTGCATTACGCCGGCCTGGCCTGCGACATGGACGCCGTGCAGGCCCTGGCCGCTACCTACCAGCTCAAAGTCGTGGAAGACGCCGCGCACGCCTTCCCGACGCACTACAAGGGCCGGCTGGTCGGCACCCTGGCGAGCGACGCCACCGTATTCAGCTTCTACGCCAACAAGACCATGACCACCGGCGAAGGCGGCATGGTGGTCACCCGCGACGCCAATCTGGCGCGCCGCGTACGGCTGATGCGCATCCACGGCATCAGCCAGGACGCCTTCGACCGCTACACCTCGCGCACCCCGGCCTGGTTCTACGACGTGGTGGCCGCCGGCTTCAAGTACAACCTGACCGATCTGGCTTCCGCCATGGGCATCGAGCAGTTGCGCAAGATCGACCGTTTCCTTCTGCGCCGCCAGGAACTGGCGCAGGCCTACGCCATCGGCCTGCAAGGCTTGCCGCTGCGCCTGCCCTGCGTGCCCGGCCCGGGCAGCAGCCACGCCTGGCACCTGTACGTGGTGCGGCTGGAAGCTAACGCCCGGTTCGGCCGCGACGAACTGATCGCCCGCCTCTCCGAGCGCGGCATCGGTACCAGCGTGCACTTCATTCCACTGCACCGCCATCCGTTCTGGCGCGACAGCTGCCGCCTGAGCCCGGAACAGTTCCCCGTGGCGGAGGCCAGCTTTGCCTGCATGCTGTCGCTGCCCCTGTACACGCGCATGAGCGACGCCGACCAGCAGCGGATCATCGACACCCTGCGCGAGTTACTGACATGAGCAAGCGCCGTTTCGACATCGTGGCGGCGCTGGCCGGGCTGGTGGTGCTGGCCCCGCTGTTTGCCGTCATCGCCATCTGTATTCGATTGGACTCGCCAGGGCCGGCTTGGTTCCGTCAACAACGCGTCGGGCGTTTCGGCGTGCCGTTCGACATCATCAAATTCCGCACCATGCGCGTCGACAGCGGACACGGCTCCCAGCTCACCGTCGGCGCCGATGCGCGCATTACCCGCATTGGCAAGTTTTTGCGCCGCTACAAGATCGACGAATTGCCGCAGCTAATCAATGTGGTCCTGGGGAGCATGAGCCTGGTTGGGCCGCGTCCCGAAGTGCCGCGCTATGTCGCCTGCTATCCGGCTGAGGTGCGCGCTATCGTGCTCTCGGTCAAGCCTGGCATCACGGACTGGGCGTCGATCTGCTACAAGGACGAGAACGCCATCCTCGGACGCAGCGCCGACCCGGAACGGGCTTACCTCGACATCATCCTTCCGGCCAAGCTCGACTACAACGTGCGCTACGTGCGCGAACGCGGGTTCTGGACCGACCTGCGCATCATTTTCAGCACCTTGGCCGCGCTGACGCGCCAGCGACTGCCATGAACATGCTCACGCCCCTGCTGCACCTTGGCGATCCGCGCCTGGCCATCGCGCTCGGCGCCGCCCTGTTCGCCTGGCTGCTGGCTGCGCGCGCCTGGCGCATGGCATTGTGCTGGGGCGTGCTGCTGTGCGGCGGGCTGGGACTGGTCGCCGCCAGCAAGATCTTGTTTCTCGCCTGGGGAGGCGGTGTGCCGTCGCTCGGCTTCAAGGCGCTCAGCGGCCACGCGGCCGGGGCCAGCGCCGTCTTTCCGATGCTGTTCTGGATGCTCCTGCATGGATGCGCCGCCGGCTGGCGCCGCGCCGGGATCGCGCTCGGCCTCGCCCTCGGCGGCCTGGTCGGCGTGCTGCTGGTCGCCGATGGGCAGCACAGTCTGGCGGAAGCCGTGGCCGGCTGGGTGCTGGGCGCGGCGGTCGGCCTCGCCAGCATCCGGCTCGGCGCCGCCAGCGTGCCGGCCCTGCCGCTGCACGGCCTGCTGTGGGGCGTACTGGCCCTGCTCGCCGCGGCGTGGCTGATGAAGTTCGCCCACCTCGGCTACTGGATGATCCGCGCCGCGCGCCTGCTGTCCGGCAACGCGCGCCTTTATCCGCTCTCAATCGACTAATTCACCGGGATACCGCACCATGAACTCGCATCCGATGCCCAGCATCCGCTTCTTGAAGGAAAGCCAGCTGGGGGAAGATTCCTGGCATTCCTTGCTCATTTCGCTGTTGCGCGGCCTGGCGGCCATCCAGGTGGCCGCCGCCCACCTGCGCAGCGAATTTTTTCCCGGCCTGCGCACCCTGGAAAATCCCGCCTTGTGGT of the Massilia violaceinigra genome contains:
- a CDS encoding glycosyltransferase, encoding MLSIAHLTSAHPRRDTRIFVKQCRTLARQGYKVTLVVADGLGDERDSGVHITDVGHHPGRLGRMLLSTRRVLQRARLIDADVYHLHDPELIPIGLRLKRQGKIVIFDAHEDLPLQILSKPYLAPSLRGLLASTCAAYERHACRRFDAIVAATPFIRDKFLQINPNTVDVNNYPMPAEFDADAPWGEKQQEVCYVGGLSAMRGIGELVNAAQLLQSPARITVAGRFSEETLENALSALPGWQRLNRPGHLDRDGVCALMARSLAGLVTLHPEPNYLEALPVKMFEYMAAGIPVIASDIPLWHVIIQSNQCGVCVDPFDPAAIAAAIDYFVRHPHIARRMGRNGRRAILEKYNWPGEAEKLIRLYQELQAPAGNRRIADRHGASG
- a CDS encoding glycosyltransferase family 4 protein, whose translation is MNILLINHYAGSLRHGMEYRPFYLAREWVRLGHTVRIIASSQSHIRAQAPQLHGQPRLDETIDGVGYRWIATPAYRGNGAARVINMLAFVAHLQRHARQLAAEFAPDVVIASSTYPLDIWPAHRIARLAGARLLFELHDLWPLSPIELGGYSRWHPFIMLLQAAENYACHHACAIVSILPKVRDHLEAHGMAPHKLHIVPNGADPAEWLAEPPALSGQAGTVLAALRHEGKFVVGYAGTHGVANALDTLLDAAALVADQRIAFILAGGGPDKPRLVQLARERGLYNIHFLDPVPKDQVPALLACFDVAYIGWQRQRLYRYGIAPNKLIDYMMAGRPILHSVEAGNDPVTDARCGLTVAPQDPAAVAHGLLALFTLDPYEREAAGQRGRAYATANLSYPVLGRRFLQACA
- a CDS encoding DegT/DnrJ/EryC1/StrS family aminotransferase, translating into MPEDLTPKPDPAVPIAPPFLPFALPDIGDEEIAAVVECLRSGWVTTGPRTRQFEHDFAAYLGDGVDAISVNSATAGLHLALEALGIGPGDEVIVPTLTFTATAEVVHYLGAHPVLVDADPDTLNLDLAAVEAAIGPRTRAIIPVHYAGLACDMDAVQALAATYQLKVVEDAAHAFPTHYKGRLVGTLASDATVFSFYANKTMTTGEGGMVVTRDANLARRVRLMRIHGISQDAFDRYTSRTPAWFYDVVAAGFKYNLTDLASAMGIEQLRKIDRFLLRRQELAQAYAIGLQGLPLRLPCVPGPGSSHAWHLYVVRLEANARFGRDELIARLSERGIGTSVHFIPLHRHPFWRDSCRLSPEQFPVAEASFACMLSLPLYTRMSDADQQRIIDTLRELLT
- a CDS encoding sugar transferase, which encodes MSKRRFDIVAALAGLVVLAPLFAVIAICIRLDSPGPAWFRQQRVGRFGVPFDIIKFRTMRVDSGHGSQLTVGADARITRIGKFLRRYKIDELPQLINVVLGSMSLVGPRPEVPRYVACYPAEVRAIVLSVKPGITDWASICYKDENAILGRSADPERAYLDIILPAKLDYNVRYVRERGFWTDLRIIFSTLAALTRQRLP
- a CDS encoding membrane-associated phospholipid phosphatase, which codes for MNMLTPLLHLGDPRLAIALGAALFAWLLAARAWRMALCWGVLLCGGLGLVAASKILFLAWGGGVPSLGFKALSGHAAGASAVFPMLFWMLLHGCAAGWRRAGIALGLALGGLVGVLLVADGQHSLAEAVAGWVLGAAVGLASIRLGAASVPALPLHGLLWGVLALLAAAWLMKFAHLGYWMIRAARLLSGNARLYPLSID